From Diadema setosum chromosome 5, eeDiaSeto1, whole genome shotgun sequence, the proteins below share one genomic window:
- the LOC140228696 gene encoding oxysterols receptor LXR-alpha-like, which yields MLARHAMDSVRGTIPASMLPRVGLQNAISQMGQVTEDMQVEHMGQDMSDPATQSLQIKSEPPDTGYEMLPQSTGPPYTQSPSLVSPSSTSTIPSLTMKEQSSPQSISSEGSMSGIGPTAVKKRKGPAPRMEVELCLVCGDRASGFHYNALSCEGCKGFFRRSITKNAQYKCTRGGNCEMDMYMRRKCQECRLRKCREVGMLAECLLTEEQCKSKRQRKMMKKKQQQDEQSPQQSEEESIPLLTDEQREVIENLVCIHKELEIPGPEDMKRVTPWREGHPQHSNGSKQVQASDIYDPTHPLPGLMPVPFNGKGDQADSASAEDNEEDTDALHLRFAHITELTILTIQLIVEFSKHIPGFLTLSREDQILLLKGSAIEVIMLRVALRYDKELDAIMFGNEKPYTRKQLLEGGIGDLVDPMYNFAKSMSELELDYAEFILLMAITILSPDRPAINERERVEQMQETYLDMLRSYLKLRRPHEVLLLPKVLMKLTELRSLNNSHSELLFQLKVKDQKIPPLLQEIWDVK from the exons ATCCAGCCACGCAATCTCTGCAGATCAAGTCTGAGCCACCAGACACCGGCTACGAGATGTTGCCGCAGTCCACGGGCCCTCCCTACACCCAGTCCCCTTCCCTCGtctccccctcctccacctccACCATACCTTCGCTCACGATGAAGGAGCAGTCGTCGCCGCAGTCGATATCGTCCGAGGGGAGCATGAGCGGAATAGGTCCGACGGCCGTGAAGAAGCGGAAGGGGCCGGCGCCCCGCATGGAGGTCGAACTTTGTCTAGTGTGTGGAGACCGGGCCTCAGGGTTCCACTATAATGCCCTCAGCTGTGAGGGATGTAAAG GTTTCTTCAGGAGAAGCATCACAAAGAATGCACAGTATAAATGCACGCGAGGAGGAAACTGCGAGATGGACATGTACATGAGGAGAAAATGCCAGGAATGCAGGCTAAGAAAGTGCAGAGAGGTCGGAATGCTGGCAGAGT GTTTGCTGACAGAGGAACAGTGCAAGTCGAAGCGGCagaggaagatgatgaagaagaagcaGCAGCAGGACGAGCAGAGCCCGCAGCAGAGCGAGGAGGAGTCCATCCCGCTGCTGACCGACGAGCAGAGGGAGGTCATCGAGAACCTTGTCTGCATCCACAAGGAGCTAGAGATTCCCGGCCCAGAGGACATGAAGAGGGTTACG CCATGGCGGGAAGGACATCCTCAGCACAGTAATGGGTCCAAGCAGGTGCAAGCATCTGATATATACGACCCGACCCATCCTCTCCCAGGG TTGATGCCGGTTCCCTTCAACGGAAAGGGGGACCAGGCCGACAGTGCATCGGCAGAGGACAACGAAGAGGACACCGACGCCCTCCACCTGAGGTTCGCCCACATCACCGAGCTGACGATACTCACCATCCAGCTGATTGTCGAGTTCAGCAAGCACATACCGGGATTTCTCACCCTGTCTAGAGAGGATCAGATACTCCTCTTAAAG GGTTCAGCCATCGAGGTCATCATGCTCCGGGTGGCTCTGCGCTACGACAAGGAGCTGGACGCCATCATGTTCGGCAACGAGAAGCCGTACACGCGGAAGCAGCTCCTAGAGGGAGGCATCGGGGATCTGGTGGACCCGATGTACAACTTTGCCAAGAGCATGTCGGAGCTGGAGCTAGACTACGCCGAGTTCATTCTCCTCATGGCGATCACGATATTATCACCAG ACCGGCCAGCGATCAACGAACGGGAGCGCGTGGAGCAGATGCAGGAGACGTACCTGGACATGCTGCGCTCGTACCTGAAGCTACGGCGCCCTCATGAGGTGCTCCTTCTGCCCAAGGTCCTCATGAAGCTGACAGAGCTGCGCAGCCTCAACAACAGCCATTCCGAGCTGCTCTTCCAACTCAAGGTCAAGGACCAGAAGATCCCGCCCCTACTCCAGGAGATCTGGGATGTGAAATGA